From Rutidosis leptorrhynchoides isolate AG116_Rl617_1_P2 chromosome 3, CSIRO_AGI_Rlap_v1, whole genome shotgun sequence, a single genomic window includes:
- the LOC139900608 gene encoding probable disease resistance protein At5g66900 isoform X1, with protein sequence MESLLVVALHLVFGEMLKVTVQLAKNHGKFETLLKRLKKTLNRIQPIIDDIKKSREQLNYSEEEIKEFTNCLTKGKKLVLKCSEIKSWNLLEKYVYAYKLIRLDKDLLRIFQIDVPAKLLSDKKTLLVEIGVLKKKLDVLINVARGVKRLCGVLDLKVLIDGLKHGLLNDDTCIVLILAPGGNSVEMICHDKEKKGNLQICNAPILAKRQSRSKPKENKRIPSKGEEKITSYRAQTRRVNKKRQLELQPNITTPPIGQFK encoded by the exons ATGGAATCATTACTTGTAGTAGCTCTGCATCTAGTTTTCGGTGAAATGCTGAAAGTCACTGTACAACTTGCTAAAAACCATGGCAAATTCGAAACCCTGCTCAAACGCCTTAAAAAAACTCTAAACAGAATCCAGCCAATTATTGACGATATCAAGAAATCGCGTGAGCAATTGAACTACAGTGAAGAAGAAATAAAAGAGTTCACTAATTGTTTGACGAAAGGAAAAAAGCTCGTCCTCAAGTGCTCCGAGATCAAGTCTTGGAATCTGTTGGAAAAATATGTTTATGCGTATAAGCTAATTCGTTTGGATAAAGATCTCTTGAGGATATTTCAGATTGATGTTCCGGCGAAACTATTGAGTGACAAAAAGACGCTTTTGGTTGAAAttggtgttttaaaaaaaaaattagatgtACTTATTAACGTTGCTCGCGGAGTTAAGAGGTTGTGTGGTGTTCTGGACCTAAAGGTTCTTATAGACGGATTGAAGCATGGGCTACTCAATGATGACACGTGTATTGTCCTGATTTTGGCTCCTGGAGGCAATTCAGTCGAGATGATTTGTCATGACAAAGAAAAAAAAG GGAATCTTCAAATTTGTAATGCCCCAATACTTGCCAAAAGACAATCTCGGAGCAAGCCAAAGGAGAATAAGCGTATTCCCTCGAAAGGAGAAGAGAAAATAACATCTTACAGAGCACAAACAAGAAGGGTAAACAAAAAGCGTCAACTTGAACTCCAGCCCAATATTACGACACCCCCAATTGGCCAATTCAAGTGA
- the LOC139900608 gene encoding probable disease resistance protein At5g66900 isoform X2, with product MESLLVVALHLVFGEMLKVTVQLAKNHGKFETLLKRLKKTLNRIQPIIDDIKKSREQLNYSEEEIKEFTNCLTKGKKLVLKCSEIKSWNLLEKYVYAYKLIRLDKDLLRIFQIDVPAKLLSDKKTLLVEIGVLKKKLDVLINVARGVKRLCGVLDLKVLIDGLKHGLLNDDTCIVLILAPGGNSVEMICHDKEKKDLIGGLRESSNL from the exons ATGGAATCATTACTTGTAGTAGCTCTGCATCTAGTTTTCGGTGAAATGCTGAAAGTCACTGTACAACTTGCTAAAAACCATGGCAAATTCGAAACCCTGCTCAAACGCCTTAAAAAAACTCTAAACAGAATCCAGCCAATTATTGACGATATCAAGAAATCGCGTGAGCAATTGAACTACAGTGAAGAAGAAATAAAAGAGTTCACTAATTGTTTGACGAAAGGAAAAAAGCTCGTCCTCAAGTGCTCCGAGATCAAGTCTTGGAATCTGTTGGAAAAATATGTTTATGCGTATAAGCTAATTCGTTTGGATAAAGATCTCTTGAGGATATTTCAGATTGATGTTCCGGCGAAACTATTGAGTGACAAAAAGACGCTTTTGGTTGAAAttggtgttttaaaaaaaaaattagatgtACTTATTAACGTTGCTCGCGGAGTTAAGAGGTTGTGTGGTGTTCTGGACCTAAAGGTTCTTATAGACGGATTGAAGCATGGGCTACTCAATGATGACACGTGTATTGTCCTGATTTTGGCTCCTGGAGGCAATTCAGTCGAGATGATTTGTCATGACAAAGAAAAAAAAG ATCTAATTGGTGGATTAAGGGAATCTTCAAATTTGTAA
- the LOC139900607 gene encoding pentatricopeptide repeat-containing protein At4g37170, whose translation MILVKRNYRSLNLHCQPAISFSTFSSEIPKLKKTFFKPLNDEQNLIKRLCRENKHEEAIITLCDRHRLDEAIQLLNRIKRPSPLVYSNLLQLCLQQKALESTKMVHAHIKTSDFSPGVSSYNRMIDVYCKCGSLADAQVVFDEMQDKDLCSWNTMVSGYAKAGRVKDARKLFDEMPEKDNFSWTAIISGYVRCNLPNDALLLCRTMMNECNVRCNKFTVCSALAASTATQCLNIGKEIHGHIVRTGMDSDAVVWSALSDMYGKCGSLDEARHIFDKTLDKDVVTWTAMIDRYFKHGRKEEGFILFSELLKSGNRPNEFTFAGILNACAHHNTESIGKQVHGYMTRVGFNQSSFAASALVHMYCKCGNVQVADKVFKWMSIADLASWTSLINGYAQNGQPNEAIKLFESLLESGTKPDHITFVGVLSACTHSGLVDKGLEYFYSIKEKHGLSYTVDHYACVVDLLSRSGRFSEAEDIIKKMEMKPEKYLWASLLAGCRTHGNLDLAKRAAKELFKIEPENAATYVTLSNIYAAAGKWGEVAKVRNMMDINGVVKKPGKSWTEIKRKVYTFLMGDPSHTRSKEIYELLMELQKKMREEGYVPKTDYVLHDVEEEQKEQNLSFHSEKLAIAFAILATPPGTPIKVFKNLRTCVDCHTFIKYVSKLVSRKIIVRDSSRFHCFEDGNCSCNDYW comes from the coding sequence ATGATATTAGTCAAACGCAATTATCGATCTCTCAACCTTCATTGCCAACCAGCTATCTCTTTTTCTACATTTTCATCTGAAATCCCTAAACTTAAGAAAACTTTTTTCAAACCCTTAAACGATGAACAAAATCTCATTAAACGATTATGCAGAGAAAACAAACATGAAGAAGCTATCATCACTTTATGTGACCGACACCGTTTAGATGAAGCAATTCAACTACTTAATCGTATCAAACGCCCATCTCCGTTAGTGTATTCTAATCTTCTTCAGCTGTGTCTTCAACAGAAAGCCCTCGAAAGCACCAAAATGGTCCATGCTCATATAAAAACATCTGATTTTTCGCCAGGGGTATCGAGTTATAATCGAATGATCGATGTTTACTGCAAGTGTGGGAGCTTAGCTGATGCCCAGGTTGTGTTCGATGAAATGCAAGATAAGGATTTGTGCTCTTGGAATACTATGGTGTCTGGCTATGCAAAAGCTGGACGGGTGAAAGATGCACGGAagctgtttgatgaaatgcctgaaAAAGATAACTTTTCGTGGACTGCGATTATATCAGGATATGTTCGCTGTAACCTGCCGAATGATGCCTTACTGTTGTGTAGAACAATGATGAACGAGTGTAACGTAAGGTGTAATAAGTTTACGGTCTGTAGTGCGCTTGCAGCTTCTACTGCGACTCAATGTTTAAATATTGGCAAGGAAATTCATGGTCATATTGTGCGTACAGGTATGGATTCTGATGCAGTTGTTTGGAGTGCTTTATCTGATATGTATGGAAAATGTGGGAGTTTAGATGAAGCTAGACATATATTTGATAAAACATTAGATAAAGATGTTGTTACGTGGACAGCAATGATTGATCGGTATTTTAAACATGGGAGGAAAGAAGAAGGGTTTATCCTGTTTTCAGAGTTGCTGAAATCAGGGAACAGGCCTAATGAATTCACTTTTGCTGGTATATTAAATGCATGTGCACATCATAACACCGAAAGTATAGGTAAACAAGTACATGGGTATATGACACGTGTTGGTTTTAATCAATCTTCTTTTGCAGCAAGTGCTCTTGTTCATATGTATTGTAAGTGTGGGAATGTACAAGTTGCAGATAAGGTTTTTAAATGGATGTCAATAGCAGATTTAGCTTCATGGACTTCTTTGATCAATGGTTATGCTCAAAATGGTCAACCTAATGAAGCTATAAAGTTATTCGAATCACTACTCGAGTCAGGAACTAAGCCTGATCATATAACGTTTGTTGGAGTTCTTTCTGCTTGTACACATTCAGGCTTGGTTGATAAAGGGCTTGAATATTTTTATTCCATTAAAGAAAAACATGGGTTGTCTTATACTGTTGATCACTATGCATGTGTTGTGGATTTGCTTAGTCGATCTGGTAGATTTAGTGAAGCGGAAGACATTatcaagaaaatggaaatgaaaccgGAGAAGTATTTGTGGGCTTCATTACTTGCTGGTTGTAGAACTCATGGAAATCTTGATTTGGCAAAACGGGCAGCAAAAGAATTATTCAAAATCGAGCCTGAAAATGCAGCCACTTATGTTACGCTCTCCAACATATACGCAGCTGCTGGTAAATGGGGTGAGGTGGCAAAAGTTAGAAACATGATGGATATTAATGGAGTTGTGAAGAAACCTGGAAAAAGTTGGACTGAAATAAAGAGAAAAGTTTATACTTTCTTGATGGGAGATCCATCACACACAAGATCAAAGGAGATTTATGAGTTGTTAATGGAGTTGCAGAAAAAAATGAGGGAAGAAGGTTATGTACCAAAGACAGATTATGTGCTTCATGATGTGGAAGAGGAGCAAAAGGAGCAAAATTTGTCGTTTCACAGTGAGAAACTTGCTATTGCGTTTGCTATACTTGCTACTCCACCTGGGACACCGATAAAAGTGTTTAAGAATTTGAGGACTTGTGTTGATTGTCATACATTCATTAAATATGTCTCTAAACTTGTTAGTAGGAAAATTATTGTTAGAGATTCAAGTAGATTTCACTGTTTTGAAGACGGAAATTGTTCATGCAACGACTATTGGTGA
- the LOC139896411 gene encoding probable disease resistance protein At5g66900, producing MAGALVGGAMLGAPFGEILKVVVQQTKKTAKFKTHFKRLVATLERIKPVIDDIKKSSDELNHPEEQMRMFIDYLTKGKELILKCPKIKFWNVLDKYVYANKLIRLDNELLRVFQIDVPIKLMSNSMKTLVIMEDLTDKMDVLSTATIRAGGFIGLCGVPGLPELVIGLDHHLYSLKNELLKDDTRVLVISATGGSGKTTLAKTLCHDKEITGIFGKNILYITVSRPSSLKMIVQKIFEHHGIKRSSFQNDEEAKNQLESLFRHLGSGKMLLVLDDVWPESESLVEDLNFKIRGFKILVTSRFSFKRFSSYDLTLLNDDHAKTLFCYSAFPDDGVSVNVRDDLVNKMVKVCKGLPLALKVIGASLCGQPALKWQTTLKRWSDGQSVFESNEDLLLRLQTSIDALDELPIVKKCFLDLGSFPEDDQITGTTLMDMWVELYNLDNEGMYASENLLELSSRNLVNLVPVRRTTGEIEGYCSEHYVTQHDLLRELAIHLSSQEPVPQRERLFIEIDSNSFPIWWSQQTEQPINARILSISTDESFNSTWYDLNVPNVEVVILNIRSKKFTLPKFIEKMSQLKILIVTGYGNYPTQLHNLSLIGSLPNLKRIRFKHVSFSSPDQHKFTTQNLIKLSFVMCELDNVLQSGIIQSPYITDLEIDSCYDLKQLPTGLGKLVNLLKLTVTNCHELQVLPTELSKLLKLKNLRLHCCTKLQELPESIGSLHDLSLLDISDCLNISALPEQMGELSRLGVLIMSGCRGLQELPVSMRKLQQLKDVICDEETSYLWNAFESDDICNVKINIVEEDRVGSFNKILH from the exons ATGGCAGGGGCATTAGTCGGAGGAGCTATGCTGGGTGCGCCTTTCGGTGAAATATTAAAAGTAGTTGTACAACAAACTAAAAAAACTGCCAAATTCAAAACTCATTTCAAACGCCTTGTTGCAACCTTAGAGAGAATCAAGCCGGTTATTGACGATATCAAGAAGTCGAGTGACGAATTGAACCATCCTGAAGAACAAATGAGAATGTTCATTGATTATTTGACCAAAGGAAAAGAGCTCATCCTCAAGTGCCCCAAGATCAAGTTTTGGAATGTGTTGGACAAATATGTTTATGCAAATAAGCTTATTCGTTTGGATAACGAGCTCTTGAGGGTGTTTCAGATAGATGTTCCGATTAAACTAATGAGCAATAGTATGAAGACTTTGGTTATTATGGAAGATCTGACAGACAAAATGGATGTACTTTCTACTGCTACTATTCGTGCAGGCGGATTTATAGGGTTGTGTGGAGTTCCAGGCTTACCGGAGCTCGTAATTGGCTTAGATCATCATCTTTATAGTTTAAAGAATGAGCTACTCAAGGATGACACGCGTGTTTTGGTGATTTCGGCTACCGGAGGGAGTGGCAAGACTACTTTAGCCAAGACTCTTTGTCATGACAAAGAAATAACAG GAATATTTGGTAAAAACATACTATATATAACCGTCTCAAGACCATCTAGTCTTAAGATGATTGTACAAAAAATATTTGAACATCATGGAATAAAACGTAGCTCGTTTCAAAATGATGAGGAAGCCAAGAATCAACTTGAGAGCTTGTTTCGGCATCTGGGATCAGGGAAAATGTTGCTGGTGCTAGATGATGTATGGCCAGAATCTGAATCCCTCGTTGAGGATCTTAACTTCAAAATACGAGGATTCAAGATTTTGGTCACATCAAGATTCTCGTTTAAAAGATTTTCATCGTATGATTTGACCTTGTTGAACGATGATCATGCAAAGACTCTGTTCTGCTACTCTGCATTTCCAGATGATGGTGTTTCAGTTAATGTGCGAGATGACCTTGTGAACAAG ATGGTGAAAGTCTGCAAGGGACTTCCATTAGCCCTAAAAGTTATTGGCGCATCACTATGCGGGCAACCTGCGCTCAAGTGGCAAACTACTCTAAAGAGATGGTCAGATGGTCAATCCGTTTTCGAGTCAAACGAAGACCTTCTGCTTAGACTCCAGACCAGTATCGATGCACTGGATGAGCTGCCGATTGTCAAGAAATGTTTCTTGGATCTTGGTTCGTTTCCTGAAGATGACCAGATTACAGGCACTACTCTTATGGATATGTGGGTGGAGTTGTACAATCTTGACAATGAGGGCATGTATGCCAGCGAAAATCTTCTTGAACTCTCATCGAGGAATCTTGTCAATCTTGTTCCAGTCAG GAGAACTACGGGTGAAATAGAAGGATATTGTAGTGAGCATTATGTCACACAACATGATTTACTAAGAGAGTTGGCCATCCACTTGAGCAGCCAAGAGCCTGTTCCGCAAAGGGAACGATTGTTCATAGAAATCGATAGCAACAGTTTCCCAATTTGGTGGTCTCAACAAACAGAACAACCCATCAACGCACGTATCTTGTCTATTTCAACAG ACGAATCATTCAACTCTACTTGGTACGATCTGAATGTGCCAAATGTTGAAGTAGTAATACTGAACATAAGGAGTAAAAAGTTCACCCTGCCCAAGTTCATTGAGAAAATGAGCCAACTTAAGATCTTAATTGTCACAGGATACGGAAATTATCCTACTCAGCTACACAATCTTTCATTAATAGGTTCTTTACCGAACCTAAAACGAATCAGATTCAAGCACGTTTCATTTTCATCCCCCGATCAACACAAATTCACAACACAAAATCTCATAAAACTCAGCTTTGTTATGTGTGAGCTAGATAATGTTCTGCAAAGTGGTATCATCCAGTCTCCTTACATAACAGATCTCGAAATCGACAGTTGTTATGATCTAAAACAACTTCCAACAGGCTTAGGTAAACTTGTTAATCTTCTGAAGTTAACAGTCACCAACTGCCACGAGCTGCAAGTTCTTCCTACGGAGTTATCAAAACTGTTAAAACTTAAAAATTTGAGGCTTCATTGCTGCACAAAACTACAAGAATTGCCTGAATCAATTGGAAGCCTACATGATCTGAGCTTACTTGATATTTCTGACTGTTTGAATATAAGTGCATTGCCTGAACAGATGGGTGAGCTTAGCCGTTTGGGAGTGCTTATTATGAGTGGTTGTCGAGGACTGCAAGAGTTACCGGTCTCGATGAGAAAATTGCAGCAGCTAAAAGATGTGATATGCGACGAAGAGACATCGTATTTGTGGAATGCTTTTGAAAGTGATGATATATGTAATGTGAAGATCAACATTGTTGAAGAAGACAGAGTTGGAAGCTTTAACAAAATATTACACTAA
- the LOC139900144 gene encoding uncharacterized protein: protein MGWWLLRRLLDQKAKVFGLILSVQTLFSRLFHLEEAEAAAVGDRANWSNQQTTVSWNWRREPSGRVAADLADLSNLLSVFIKSNRSFDTWSWKLSSDGIYYPKILSRLIDDHDLRTSSRPFQETLRNNFVPLKVEVLVWRLLKRRLPVRVELDKRGIDLHSVCCLLCDDNLESLDHTFIFCKFVMDVWERVYKWWGLGSVTNLSINETFKGNSDSQLCGISAKLWQAVEWCH, encoded by the exons ATGGGCTGGTGGCTTCTTCGGAGGTTACTAGACCAAAAGGCAAAGGTGTTTGGATTAATATTGTCCGTACAG ACTCTTTTCTCGCGGTTGTTCCACCTTGAGGAAGCTGAAGCTGCTGCTGTTGGGGATCGAGCCAACTGGTCAAATCAACAAACAACCGTGTCGTGGAACTGGAGACGTGAGCCTAGTGGGAGAGTTGCTGCTGACCTTGCTGATCTTTCTAACTTATTATCCGTTTTTATTAAATCCAACAGGTCCTTCGATACTTGGTCGTGGAAGCTGTCAAGTGATGGTATTTATTATCCAAAAATCTTATCTAGATTAATTGATGATCACGATCTACGCACCAGTAGCAGACCTTTTCAAGAAACGTTGAGAAACAACTTTGTTCCATTAAAAGTGGAGGTGCTCGTATGGAGGTTACTTAAAAGACGTTTACCGGTTCGAGTTGAGTTGGACAAAAGGGGTATCGACCTCCATTCCGTGTGTTGTCTCCTTTGTGATGACAATTTAGAATCCCTGGATCACACATTTATATTCTGTAAATTTGTTATGGACGTATGGGAAAGGGTCTACAAATGGTGGGGCCTCGGTAGTGTTACGAATTTAAGCATCAACGAAACCTTTAAAGGAAATAGCGATTCTCAGTTATGCGGTATTAGTGCTAAATTGTGGCAAGCTGTTGAATGGTgtcactga